In one Dunckerocampus dactyliophorus isolate RoL2022-P2 chromosome 9, RoL_Ddac_1.1, whole genome shotgun sequence genomic region, the following are encoded:
- the LOC129187764 gene encoding protein mono-ADP-ribosyltransferase PARP4-like isoform X1: MTYELSMAVFDNCTVLFELKNLSFKAKRSVTSLVTENGGKLCFVVNKQCSFVVVSDVSHLSTNRLRSIQKYQTPVVGVEYVHTCLRRGVLLLIEDYKLDTSSPSSPSLPHTLPVQGFNHQALAADRAVAELSVDESLPPEKSGDILGKFRIYTEWDEDLPAYPDDFSVAKYSIFQKNGSSACCVLELQSAKGEKGQQYRVVRYRKDDVGANETVERDMVVFPPTSEEAVEVYRTLTESLPASGLQPRIDMPQQARDLGSAPLRQLLLEEKLSAGVLSHDVGVFVELLWTEALGCLGNILQVPVNKLSLNDVSRAEGLLIQAQRNLLEGQHMEVARLLFEVYTLLPHRMPTMTLNTKLFSQKLDLCQLIRDILNVSEMTLRSPTPSSVGKFRALRCSIEAVDHGGPESRAVASLLRDSAVQIHQVLRVSRAVELQTFKGQLGNIKSLLHSSSASNFVGILSRGLLLPYVGVEHHGIDRTDAGSLGSGIYFSDSMRCTWSLSYVSSYVLQHLSQVRQAQRHRRLSAAHGVRRGPGGLHGAPPERPHTDSGPRGTRQCACRPPHFLHSVRV; this comes from the exons ATGACGTACGAATTGA GCATGGCAGTGTTTGACAACTGCACTGTGCTTTTCGAGCTGAAAAACTTGTCGTTCAAGGCGAAGAGGAGTGTGACGTCACTGGTGACCGAAAACGGAGGAAAACTTTGCTTTGTGGTCAACAAGCAA TGCTCCTTCGTGGTCGTCAGCGACGTGTCCCACCTGAGCACCAACAGGCTGCGGAGCATCCAGAAGTACCAAACGCCAGTGGTGGGTGTGGAATATGTACACACCTGTCTGAGGAGAGGCGTCCTCCTGCTTATCGAGGACTACAAGCTGGATACTTCCTCGCCTTCATCTCCCTCGCTTCCTCATACCTTGCCTGTTCAAGGATTCAACCATCAAG CGCTTGCAGCCGACAGAGCGGTTGCCGAGCTCTCGGTGGATGAAAGCTTGCCCCCGGAGAAGAGTGGAGACATCCTGGGCAAGTTCAG GATTTACACGGAGTGGGACGAAGACCTTCCCGCATATCCGGATGACTTCAGCGTGGCCAAGTATTCCATCTTTCAAAAG AATGGCAGCAGCGCCTGCTGTGTGCTGGAGCTGCAGAGCGCCAAAGGAGAGAAAGGGCAGCAGTACCGCGTGGTGCGGTACCGTAAGGACGATGTGGGGGCCAAC GAAACGGTGGAGAGGGACATGGTGGTGTTCCCGCCCACTTCAGAGGAGGCTGTGGAGGTCTACAGGACCCTGACAGAGTCTCTGCCCGCTTCCGGTCTTCAGCCGAGGATCGACATGCCCCAACAGGCCCGAGACCTGGGCTCAGCCCCCCTGCGACAG CTGCTGCTGGAGGAGAAACTGAGCGCAGGAGTCTTGTCACACGATGTGGGCGTCTTTGTGGAGCTGCTCTGGACCGAGGCCCTGGGTTGCCTTGGCAACATCCTCCAAGTCCCTGTCAACAAACTCAGCCTCAATGAC gtGAGCAGAGCAGAGGGCTTGTTGATTCAAGCTCAGAGAAACCTGCTGGAGGGGCAGCACATGGAAGTGGCCCGACTTCTGTTTGAAGTGTACACCCTGCTGCCACACAGGATGCCCACCATGACCCTCAACACCAAGCTTTTTTCTCAGAAGCTGGACCTGTGTcag TTAATCCGAGACATCCTGAACGTGAGCGAGATGACCCTGAGGAGCCCCACCCCTTCCAGCGTGGGAAAGTTCCGCGCCCTGCGTTGCAGCATCGAAGCGGTGGACCACGGCGGCCCAGAGTCTCGCGCTGTGGCGTCTCTGCTGCGGGACAG cGCCGTGCAGATACATCAGGTGCTGCGAGTCAGCAGAGCCGTGGAGCTTCAGACTTTTAAAGGCCAGCTCGGCAACATCAAGTCCCTCCTCCACTCCTCCAGTGCCAGTAACTTTGTCGGAATTCTGTCAAG GGGTCTGCTGCTGCCTTATGTTGGAGTGGAGCACCACGGCATTGACAGAACAGACGCTGGCAGCCTTGGAAGTGGTATCTACTTCAGCGATAGCATGAG ATGCACATGGTCACTAAGCTATGTGTCCTCCTACGTCCTGCAGCACTTGTCTCAAGTACGCCAAGCCCAGCGCCACAGACGGCTCTCGGCTGCTCATGGTGTGCGACGTGGCCCTGGGGGATTGCATGGAGCTCCACCGGAAAGACCCCACACTGACTCGGGCCCCCGAGGGACACGACAGTGTGCGTGCCGTCCGCCGCACTTCCTTCATTCAGTCAGAGTTTGA
- the LOC129187764 gene encoding protein mono-ADP-ribosyltransferase PARP4-like isoform X2: protein MTYELSMAVFDNCTVLFELKNLSFKAKRSVTSLVTENGGKLCFVVNKQCSFVVVSDVSHLSTNRLRSIQKYQTPVVGVEYVHTCLRRGVLLLIEDYKLDTSSPSSPSLPHTLPVQGFNHQALAADRAVAELSVDESLPPEKSGDILGKFRIYTEWDEDLPAYPDDFSVAKYSIFQKNGSSACCVLELQSAKGEKGQQYRVVRYRKDDVGANETVERDMVVFPPTSEEAVEVYRTLTESLPASGLQPRIDMPQQARDLGSAPLRQLLLEEKLSAGVLSHDVGVFVELLWTEALGCLGNILQVPVNKLSLNDVSRAEGLLIQAQRNLLEGQHMEVARLLFEVYTLLPHRMPTMTLNTKLFSQKLDLCQLIRDILNVSEMTLRSPTPSSVGKFRALRCSIEAVDHGGPESRAVASLLRDSAVQIHQVLRVSRAVELQTFKGQLGNIKSLLHSSSASNFVGILSRGLLLPYVGVEHHGIDRTDAGSLGSGIYFSDSMSTCLKYAKPSATDGSRLLMVCDVALGDCMELHRKDPTLTRAPEGHDSVRAVRRTSFIQSEFEVGLRSVSV, encoded by the exons ATGACGTACGAATTGA GCATGGCAGTGTTTGACAACTGCACTGTGCTTTTCGAGCTGAAAAACTTGTCGTTCAAGGCGAAGAGGAGTGTGACGTCACTGGTGACCGAAAACGGAGGAAAACTTTGCTTTGTGGTCAACAAGCAA TGCTCCTTCGTGGTCGTCAGCGACGTGTCCCACCTGAGCACCAACAGGCTGCGGAGCATCCAGAAGTACCAAACGCCAGTGGTGGGTGTGGAATATGTACACACCTGTCTGAGGAGAGGCGTCCTCCTGCTTATCGAGGACTACAAGCTGGATACTTCCTCGCCTTCATCTCCCTCGCTTCCTCATACCTTGCCTGTTCAAGGATTCAACCATCAAG CGCTTGCAGCCGACAGAGCGGTTGCCGAGCTCTCGGTGGATGAAAGCTTGCCCCCGGAGAAGAGTGGAGACATCCTGGGCAAGTTCAG GATTTACACGGAGTGGGACGAAGACCTTCCCGCATATCCGGATGACTTCAGCGTGGCCAAGTATTCCATCTTTCAAAAG AATGGCAGCAGCGCCTGCTGTGTGCTGGAGCTGCAGAGCGCCAAAGGAGAGAAAGGGCAGCAGTACCGCGTGGTGCGGTACCGTAAGGACGATGTGGGGGCCAAC GAAACGGTGGAGAGGGACATGGTGGTGTTCCCGCCCACTTCAGAGGAGGCTGTGGAGGTCTACAGGACCCTGACAGAGTCTCTGCCCGCTTCCGGTCTTCAGCCGAGGATCGACATGCCCCAACAGGCCCGAGACCTGGGCTCAGCCCCCCTGCGACAG CTGCTGCTGGAGGAGAAACTGAGCGCAGGAGTCTTGTCACACGATGTGGGCGTCTTTGTGGAGCTGCTCTGGACCGAGGCCCTGGGTTGCCTTGGCAACATCCTCCAAGTCCCTGTCAACAAACTCAGCCTCAATGAC gtGAGCAGAGCAGAGGGCTTGTTGATTCAAGCTCAGAGAAACCTGCTGGAGGGGCAGCACATGGAAGTGGCCCGACTTCTGTTTGAAGTGTACACCCTGCTGCCACACAGGATGCCCACCATGACCCTCAACACCAAGCTTTTTTCTCAGAAGCTGGACCTGTGTcag TTAATCCGAGACATCCTGAACGTGAGCGAGATGACCCTGAGGAGCCCCACCCCTTCCAGCGTGGGAAAGTTCCGCGCCCTGCGTTGCAGCATCGAAGCGGTGGACCACGGCGGCCCAGAGTCTCGCGCTGTGGCGTCTCTGCTGCGGGACAG cGCCGTGCAGATACATCAGGTGCTGCGAGTCAGCAGAGCCGTGGAGCTTCAGACTTTTAAAGGCCAGCTCGGCAACATCAAGTCCCTCCTCCACTCCTCCAGTGCCAGTAACTTTGTCGGAATTCTGTCAAG GGGTCTGCTGCTGCCTTATGTTGGAGTGGAGCACCACGGCATTGACAGAACAGACGCTGGCAGCCTTGGAAGTGGTATCTACTTCAGCGATAGCATGAG CACTTGTCTCAAGTACGCCAAGCCCAGCGCCACAGACGGCTCTCGGCTGCTCATGGTGTGCGACGTGGCCCTGGGGGATTGCATGGAGCTCCACCGGAAAGACCCCACACTGACTCGGGCCCCCGAGGGACACGACAGTGTGCGTGCCGTCCGCCGCACTTCCTTCATTCAGTCAGAGTTTGAGGTAGGGCTGAGGAGTGTGTCAGTGTGA